The following coding sequences are from one Limnobacter sp. SAORIC-580 window:
- the wrbA gene encoding NAD(P)H:quinone oxidoreductase, giving the protein MIEVLVLYYSRHGATAQLAREIAQGVDSVKGVSARIRTVPAVSANTEATESDIPEQGPPYAEPADLKECAGLAMGSPTRFGNMAAPMKYFLDGTVGTWLAGDLINKPFCVFTSTGSLHGGQETTLTSMALPLIHHGMLWLGIPYSEQALNDTRTGGTPYGVTHWAGGQGQHPISEHEKTLARAQGARLAKAALALQHMDKS; this is encoded by the coding sequence ATGATTGAAGTATTGGTCTTGTATTACAGCCGCCATGGCGCAACTGCGCAGCTGGCCCGCGAAATTGCACAGGGCGTAGACTCCGTGAAAGGTGTTTCGGCAAGAATTCGAACAGTACCCGCGGTATCTGCGAACACAGAAGCCACTGAATCCGACATTCCCGAACAGGGCCCACCCTATGCAGAGCCGGCTGACTTGAAAGAATGCGCTGGCCTTGCCATGGGCTCACCGACACGGTTTGGCAACATGGCCGCCCCCATGAAGTATTTTCTGGATGGTACGGTTGGAACCTGGCTGGCTGGCGATTTGATCAACAAACCCTTTTGCGTGTTTACCAGCACTGGCAGTTTGCATGGTGGGCAGGAAACCACGCTGACCAGCATGGCTTTGCCCTTGATACACCATGGCATGCTTTGGCTGGGCATTCCCTATTCCGAGCAAGCTTTGAATGACACCCGCACTGGCGGCACGCCCTATGGCGTGACCCATTGGGCGGGTGGACAAGGCCAGCACCCAATTTCTGAACATGAAAAAACTCTTGCCCGAGCGCAAGGTGCACGCCTTGCCAAAGCAGCACTGGCACTACAACACATGGATAAATCTTGA
- a CDS encoding DUF2065 domain-containing protein — MSETFWLALALVFILEGFMPFLFPKQWKETFLKIASLTEGQIRFVGLVAILIGITLFLF; from the coding sequence ATGAGCGAGACCTTTTGGCTGGCTTTGGCCCTCGTGTTCATTCTCGAGGGCTTTATGCCTTTTCTTTTTCCAAAACAATGGAAAGAGACCTTTCTCAAGATTGCCTCGCTCACAGAAGGTCAAATACGATTTGTGGGGCTGGTGGCGATTCTCATCGGTATCACGCTTTTTTTGTTTTAG
- the hfq gene encoding RNA chaperone Hfq produces MSNKGQLLQDPFLNLLRKEHVPVSIYLVNGIKLQGQIESFDQYVVLLRNTVTQMVYKHAISTVVPGRSVTFTPEVKE; encoded by the coding sequence ATGAGTAACAAAGGGCAACTACTACAAGACCCCTTCCTCAATTTGCTGCGCAAAGAGCATGTACCCGTGTCCATTTACCTGGTCAACGGCATCAAGCTTCAAGGCCAAATCGAGTCTTTCGATCAATACGTGGTTCTGCTGCGTAATACCGTAACCCAAATGGTCTACAAGCACGCAATTTCAACTGTTGTGCCCGGCCGTTCAGTGACATTCACCCCCGAGGTGAAGGAGTAA
- the hflC gene encoding protease modulator HflC yields MPKIFVVVAAALIGFFVANTCLYVVDQRQYAIVFALGQVEEVRQEPGLYFKLPAPFQNVIFLDKRIQTIDTPEPERFITSEKKNLLIDSYIKWRIIDPRLYFVRLSGDSRLAQSRMSQVVKSALNEEITKRTVPQMVSGERTTVMNTVVEKVKDEAAEIGVEILDVRLKRVDLLPEVSESVFRRMEAERKRVANDLRATGAAEAEQIRADADRQVVVILAEAYREAQTIKGEGDAKAGSIYNAAFGRNPEFYSFYRSLDAYKKSLTSKSDVMVVDPQSDFFKFLQKTQ; encoded by the coding sequence ATGCCTAAGATTTTTGTAGTAGTAGCGGCTGCGTTGATCGGCTTTTTTGTGGCCAACACCTGCCTTTATGTTGTCGATCAACGGCAATACGCCATTGTGTTTGCTTTGGGTCAGGTTGAGGAAGTGCGCCAGGAGCCTGGTTTGTACTTCAAGCTGCCAGCGCCTTTCCAGAATGTTATTTTTCTGGACAAGCGGATTCAAACCATTGACACACCCGAACCAGAGCGTTTCATTACTTCCGAGAAGAAAAACCTCTTGATTGATTCTTATATCAAGTGGCGAATTATTGATCCTCGTTTGTATTTTGTTCGCTTGAGCGGAGATTCCCGCCTGGCACAAAGCCGCATGTCTCAAGTGGTCAAGTCTGCCTTGAACGAGGAAATTACGAAGCGCACCGTGCCCCAAATGGTTTCCGGCGAGCGCACCACTGTGATGAACACGGTGGTGGAAAAGGTCAAGGACGAAGCTGCGGAAATTGGTGTGGAAATTCTGGACGTTCGCTTGAAACGCGTAGATTTGCTACCTGAAGTCAGTGAATCTGTGTTTCGTCGCATGGAAGCCGAGCGAAAGCGTGTAGCCAACGATTTGCGAGCCACAGGTGCAGCGGAAGCCGAGCAAATTCGTGCGGATGCAGACCGCCAAGTGGTTGTAATTTTGGCTGAAGCCTACAGAGAAGCACAAACTATCAAGGGGGAGGGTGATGCAAAGGCCGGTTCGATTTATAATGCCGCTTTTGGTCGCAATCCCGAGTTCTATTCCTTTTACCGCAGTCTGGATGCCTACAAGAAGTCTTTGACATCCAAGTCTGATGTGATGGTGGTTGATCCGCAGTCTGATTTCTTCAAGTTTTTGCAGAAAACGCAATAA
- a CDS encoding DUF2069 domain-containing protein: MSSTPEVDLTRKKAYWATVSSLLALIALCVAWELFVAPIRPGGSWLVLKVLPLLLVVPGIFKQRVRTYQATSLLLWLYFAEGATRATSDPALASQLMAGLEVLLTIVLFASVSVFARTYKVPKTKVA; this comes from the coding sequence ATGAGCAGCACCCCCGAAGTTGATTTGACCCGCAAGAAGGCCTACTGGGCAACCGTCAGCAGCCTGTTGGCATTAATTGCCCTGTGCGTGGCTTGGGAGCTTTTCGTTGCACCCATTCGCCCCGGCGGCAGCTGGCTTGTGCTGAAGGTTTTGCCTTTGCTGCTGGTGGTGCCCGGCATATTCAAACAACGCGTGCGAACCTACCAAGCCACATCACTGCTGCTGTGGCTATACTTTGCAGAAGGTGCCACACGCGCAACTTCTGACCCGGCGCTAGCCTCGCAGTTAATGGCCGGGCTGGAAGTGCTTTTGACCATCGTGCTTTTTGCCAGCGTCAGCGTGTTTGCCCGTACCTACAAAGTACCCAAAACCAAGGTTGCTTGA
- the hflX gene encoding GTPase HflX has product MTRSSLVALDLGQHEFRESVDELALLATSAGAEVIGVFVSKRRSPDSATFIGSGKVQEILAHCEAEEVELVIFNHSLSPAQQRNLENALGRRVIDRTGLILDIFAIRARSFEGKLQVELAQLQYMASRLVRGNANLYGQQGGIGMRGPGETQLETDRRLIGVKVKQLKTRLEKLQKQRQTQRRQRERRGQFTVAIVGYTNAGKSTLFNAIASDKAYAADQLFATLDTTTRRVWLAPKVDMALSDTVGFIRDLSHSLVDAFKATLESAVHADVLLHVVDVSSPVRHSQIDEVNKVLQEIEAGDVPQVIIWNKIDACERSVEVERDGDGKILSVAVSARYGLGIAELRECLTELAGNFYAQSRGADTQSDELQWA; this is encoded by the coding sequence ATGACGCGTAGTTCCTTGGTTGCACTTGACCTAGGTCAACACGAGTTCCGCGAAAGTGTCGATGAGCTTGCCCTACTGGCCACCTCTGCGGGTGCAGAGGTGATTGGCGTTTTCGTGTCCAAACGGCGTTCCCCCGACTCAGCCACATTCATTGGCTCCGGCAAGGTGCAGGAAATACTTGCGCATTGCGAGGCCGAAGAAGTCGAACTTGTCATCTTCAATCACAGCCTGAGTCCTGCTCAACAGCGAAATCTTGAAAATGCGCTTGGGCGTCGTGTAATCGACCGCACTGGTCTGATTCTCGATATTTTTGCCATTCGGGCACGCAGTTTTGAGGGCAAATTGCAGGTTGAATTGGCCCAGCTTCAGTACATGGCCTCGCGCTTGGTGCGTGGCAACGCGAATTTGTATGGCCAGCAGGGTGGTATCGGCATGCGTGGTCCGGGTGAAACCCAGCTTGAAACAGACCGCCGTCTGATTGGCGTGAAGGTCAAGCAGCTGAAAACCAGGCTCGAGAAGCTTCAGAAACAGCGTCAAACCCAGCGCCGTCAACGCGAGCGGCGCGGGCAGTTCACGGTTGCGATCGTGGGTTATACCAATGCTGGTAAAAGCACTTTGTTCAATGCCATTGCAAGCGACAAGGCGTATGCCGCAGACCAACTGTTCGCCACATTGGACACGACTACACGCCGCGTGTGGCTTGCACCCAAGGTGGACATGGCCTTGTCGGATACCGTTGGTTTTATTCGCGATTTGTCACATTCCCTGGTAGACGCCTTCAAGGCTACCCTGGAAAGTGCGGTGCATGCCGATGTGTTGTTGCATGTTGTCGATGTGAGCTCGCCGGTTCGGCACAGTCAAATCGACGAAGTCAACAAAGTGTTGCAAGAGATTGAAGCGGGGGATGTTCCACAGGTGATCATCTGGAACAAAATAGACGCCTGCGAGCGTTCCGTGGAAGTCGAGCGCGACGGCGATGGTAAGATTTTGTCCGTGGCGGTGAGTGCGCGCTACGGGCTTGGCATTGCAGAATTGCGTGAATGTCTGACTGAACTTGCTGGCAACTTTTATGCTCAAAGTCGGGGTGCAGACACGCAGTCAGATGAATTGCAGTGGGCCTGA
- the hflK gene encoding FtsH protease activity modulator HflK, giving the protein MSMNDPDWGRNSSGNQNNDEPAKPQDQDNRRPGGRQDGPPDLDELWRDFNSRLNRLFGKKGGNGGGPRGPLGGGGSGGPSMENAGKGFTAVIVVAVLVWLASGFYIVQEGREGVVLQFGKYHHTSMPGFQWRMPYPIQSHEVVNSSQVRIVEVGYRNDVKSKVLREALMLTEDENIIDIQFAVQYRLKDAGDYLFNTIDPDETVKMAAETAIREVVGRSKMDFVLYEGREQIALNTAEVMQEILDKYGTGILVSSVTVQGVQPPEQVQAAFDDAVKAGQDRERLKNDGEAYANDVIPRARGNAARLLEEANGYRERVVAQSEGDSARFKAILTEYEKAPKVTRDRLYIDAMQEIYTNVTKVIVDSKGNSQLLYLPLDKLIEKTGSSGAESSATSAAAAAKAAETSPSAPRAANDGFDTSIRDAMRNRDRGAR; this is encoded by the coding sequence ATGTCAATGAATGATCCGGATTGGGGCAGAAATTCATCGGGTAATCAAAACAACGATGAACCCGCAAAGCCTCAAGATCAAGACAATCGCCGTCCCGGTGGCCGTCAGGACGGCCCCCCCGATCTTGACGAACTATGGCGCGACTTCAACAGCAGGCTGAATCGCCTGTTCGGCAAGAAGGGCGGCAATGGCGGTGGCCCGCGTGGCCCACTCGGCGGTGGCGGCAGTGGCGGTCCAAGCATGGAAAATGCCGGCAAGGGCTTCACTGCCGTGATCGTTGTCGCGGTGCTGGTGTGGCTGGCGAGCGGCTTTTACATTGTTCAGGAAGGTCGCGAAGGTGTGGTATTGCAGTTTGGTAAATACCACCACACCTCAATGCCCGGTTTCCAGTGGCGCATGCCTTACCCGATTCAGTCGCACGAGGTGGTGAACTCCTCCCAGGTGCGCATTGTTGAAGTGGGTTATCGCAACGACGTGAAAAGCAAGGTACTGCGCGAAGCGCTGATGCTGACTGAAGATGAAAACATCATCGACATTCAGTTTGCGGTTCAATATCGCCTGAAAGATGCAGGTGATTATCTGTTTAACACCATTGATCCCGACGAAACCGTAAAAATGGCTGCTGAAACGGCCATTCGCGAGGTGGTGGGTCGCAGCAAAATGGACTTTGTGCTGTACGAGGGCCGAGAGCAAATCGCCCTGAACACGGCCGAAGTGATGCAGGAAATCCTGGACAAATACGGCACCGGTATTTTGGTATCGAGCGTGACGGTTCAGGGTGTTCAACCCCCGGAACAGGTACAAGCAGCGTTTGACGATGCCGTGAAGGCCGGCCAGGATCGCGAGCGTTTGAAAAACGACGGTGAGGCGTATGCAAACGATGTGATTCCGCGTGCCCGAGGCAATGCAGCCCGCTTGCTGGAAGAAGCGAATGGTTATCGCGAACGCGTGGTTGCCCAATCCGAGGGTGATTCAGCCCGCTTCAAGGCAATTTTGACCGAATACGAGAAAGCTCCCAAAGTTACACGTGATCGCTTGTACATCGACGCGATGCAGGAAATTTATACCAACGTAACCAAGGTTATTGTTGATTCAAAGGGAAACAGCCAGCTTCTGTACTTGCCTTTGGACAAATTGATTGAGAAAACTGGTTCCTCGGGCGCTGAAAGCAGTGCGACATCTGCCGCCGCTGCTGCCAAAGCCGCAGAAACCAGCCCATCTGCACCACGTGCTGCCAATGATGGATTTGACACTAGCATTCGCGATGCCATGCGCAATCGTGACCGGGGAGCTCGTTAA
- a CDS encoding FAD-binding oxidoreductase: protein MNEFLEQLRKQVPGLLINTEAAYIAQTCTDWRKRYCTTALAVLEPLSTRQVQAIVKTCDAFNVAISTQGGNTGLVGGAVPVADNNAEKRPHVVLKTGRIREVLKLDENNLTLTASAGYTLHEIQEYAEAHGFLFPLSLASEGTCTLGGNLASNAGGVAVLRYGNTRELCLGLEYVNAQGELCGDLRGLRKNNTGYDLRHLLIGSEGTLGVVTTACMKVYPAPKSRCVAWLNVDNIQTAVDALGFVQSRLFGELSGYEWMNANAIDVVQTHFPARAPTCPGAVDHVLAEFTSLGSETALREQVTRTLEAMLEEIPGVRNIAIAQSGRDIETFWALRENISEAQAKAGLNVKHDVACAVSQLPTFHNMALNDIAEHGVDVQPVLFGHLGDGNLHFNLSAPTGSDSAEFLKQHQSLLNNLVHDAILRCGGTVSAEHGIGQLKAELLRDITSASNYAAFKAIKQAMDPKNLLNPGKLVLL from the coding sequence ATGAATGAATTTCTTGAACAATTGCGCAAACAGGTTCCAGGGCTGCTGATTAATACTGAGGCAGCCTACATTGCCCAAACCTGTACCGACTGGCGCAAACGCTACTGCACCACTGCGCTGGCTGTTCTGGAACCCCTGAGTACCCGACAGGTACAGGCGATTGTAAAAACATGCGATGCATTCAATGTGGCCATTTCAACCCAAGGCGGCAACACTGGCCTGGTGGGTGGTGCGGTGCCCGTGGCAGATAACAACGCAGAAAAACGACCGCATGTGGTTCTTAAAACAGGGCGCATTCGCGAAGTACTGAAGCTGGATGAAAACAACTTGACCCTGACCGCGAGTGCAGGTTACACACTGCACGAAATTCAGGAGTACGCAGAGGCACACGGCTTTCTGTTTCCCCTCAGCCTGGCCTCAGAGGGCACCTGCACCCTGGGCGGCAACCTGGCCAGCAATGCAGGGGGCGTGGCCGTACTGCGTTATGGCAACACCCGCGAATTGTGCCTTGGACTGGAGTATGTGAATGCACAGGGCGAGTTGTGTGGTGATTTGCGGGGACTTCGCAAAAACAACACTGGCTATGACCTGCGCCATTTGTTGATTGGCTCGGAAGGCACTTTGGGAGTGGTAACCACTGCCTGCATGAAGGTGTACCCTGCCCCCAAAAGCCGCTGCGTTGCGTGGCTGAATGTGGACAACATTCAAACTGCTGTAGACGCATTGGGCTTCGTACAAAGCCGCTTGTTTGGTGAACTCAGCGGCTACGAATGGATGAACGCCAATGCAATTGATGTGGTTCAAACCCATTTTCCTGCCCGTGCGCCAACCTGCCCAGGCGCAGTAGACCATGTGCTCGCTGAATTCACCTCATTGGGTTCCGAAACCGCCTTGCGTGAACAAGTCACCAGAACACTCGAGGCGATGTTGGAAGAGATACCCGGGGTACGCAACATCGCCATTGCCCAAAGCGGGCGAGACATTGAAACCTTTTGGGCCTTGCGAGAAAACATATCCGAGGCACAAGCCAAAGCGGGTTTGAATGTGAAACATGATGTGGCGTGTGCGGTGTCGCAGCTGCCGACATTCCACAACATGGCCCTGAATGACATAGCAGAGCATGGTGTCGATGTTCAGCCAGTGCTGTTTGGCCATTTGGGCGATGGCAACCTGCACTTCAATTTGTCAGCCCCAACAGGCAGCGACTCTGCAGAATTTCTGAAACAACACCAAAGTTTGCTCAACAATTTGGTGCACGACGCGATTCTGCGGTGCGGCGGCACCGTATCGGCTGAACATGGCATTGGGCAGTTGAAAGCCGAACTACTGCGAGATATTACGAGTGCCAGCAACTATGCTGCATTCAAAGCCATCAAACAGGCCATGGATCCTAAAAACCTGCTGAACCCCGGCAAGCTGGTTTTGCTGTAA
- a CDS encoding ATP phosphoribosyltransferase regulatory subunit gives MSAWLLPESVADVLPSEARRIEELRRSLLDRFRVYGYELVMPPMLEYTESLLGNADASLNLQTFKLLDQASGRMLGLRADTTPQVARIDAHILNRKGVTRLCYCGPVLHTQALGLHNTREPLQCGAELYGCGGIEADLEILNLAVDTLNLSGLKGYRLALSHAGLLAAVVDGEGLTDNLIRHLHDCLAQKDRPALETLLAGVSGACKANVLALLSLYGSVGGGNCVLNRAAEILPRNPKVGAVLNELRTLIARLQETVSAMPALILDLADLASFDYHSGLIFSAYVEGCPNAVLRGGRYDDVGAVYGRARPATGFSVDLRELVSLQAVHSKPKTAIRAPWVYDTELMAVIRELRSQGEVVLQSLPNTAQEEEEFVCDRQLVQANAVWKVVPIGMNQEKLK, from the coding sequence ATGTCTGCTTGGCTTTTGCCAGAGTCTGTCGCCGATGTATTGCCCTCCGAGGCCCGGCGAATCGAAGAATTGCGACGGTCCCTGTTGGACCGCTTTCGCGTATACGGCTATGAATTGGTGATGCCACCCATGCTGGAGTACACCGAGTCGCTGCTCGGCAATGCCGATGCTTCCCTGAATTTGCAAACTTTCAAGTTGCTGGACCAGGCCAGTGGGCGCATGTTGGGCTTGCGGGCTGACACAACACCCCAAGTGGCCCGCATTGATGCCCACATTTTGAACCGGAAGGGCGTAACCCGTCTTTGTTATTGCGGCCCAGTGTTGCACACGCAGGCCTTGGGTTTGCATAACACCCGTGAACCGCTGCAATGTGGTGCTGAGCTTTATGGTTGTGGCGGTATTGAAGCCGACCTTGAAATATTGAACTTGGCTGTAGACACATTGAACTTGTCGGGCTTGAAGGGCTACCGCCTGGCTTTGTCCCATGCTGGCCTGCTGGCTGCTGTGGTGGATGGTGAGGGGCTGACCGACAATCTGATTCGTCATTTGCACGATTGCCTTGCTCAAAAAGACAGACCTGCCCTTGAGACGCTGCTGGCCGGCGTTTCTGGTGCCTGCAAGGCGAATGTATTGGCTTTGCTGAGTTTGTATGGTTCGGTCGGTGGCGGCAATTGCGTGCTGAACCGGGCGGCCGAGATCTTGCCCCGCAACCCTAAGGTGGGTGCGGTACTCAATGAGTTGCGCACTTTGATTGCGCGCTTGCAGGAAACGGTGTCGGCCATGCCTGCACTCATTCTCGATTTGGCGGACCTGGCCAGTTTTGATTATCACAGCGGTCTGATTTTTTCAGCTTACGTAGAGGGTTGCCCCAACGCAGTGCTGCGTGGTGGCCGCTATGACGATGTGGGTGCCGTGTATGGCCGAGCCCGTCCTGCCACCGGCTTCTCTGTGGATTTGCGCGAACTGGTGTCTTTGCAGGCTGTGCATTCCAAGCCCAAAACAGCCATTCGCGCTCCTTGGGTTTATGACACTGAATTAATGGCTGTGATTCGCGAATTGCGCAGTCAGGGCGAGGTGGTGCTTCAGTCGCTGCCAAATACCGCCCAAGAGGAAGAAGAGTTTGTATGTGATCGGCAGCTTGTACAGGCCAACGCCGTGTGGAAAGTGGTGCCGATTGGCATGAATCAGGAGAAATTGAAATGA
- the dusA gene encoding tRNA dihydrouridine(20/20a) synthase DusA, producing the protein MTFKPRILSVAPMIDWTDRHCRRFHRAISQHTWLYTEMITTGALVFGDRQRFLAFNDEEHPVAFQIGGSDPEHMARCAKWIEQAGYDELNMNVGCPSERVQKGSFGACLMAEPDLVADCVKAMRDACSIDVTVKHRIGLDYDESETMLYDFVGKVSEAGCNTFIVHARNAVLKGLSPKENRDIPPLRYEVVKRLKQHFPHLQIILNGGITTLESIQTHLEWADGCMIGREAYSNPWLLAGFDEVIGQASSAPKTRLEVIDELRSYAEQELCKGESIRSITKSWLGLFHGQAGGRLYRQVLSDSTRLKANNWQVVEDALAMMLKHAA; encoded by the coding sequence ATGACATTCAAACCCAGAATTCTCTCTGTTGCCCCCATGATCGACTGGACCGATCGGCATTGCCGTAGGTTCCACCGTGCGATCAGCCAGCACACCTGGCTTTATACTGAAATGATAACCACGGGCGCTTTGGTGTTTGGTGATCGCCAACGTTTTTTGGCATTTAACGACGAAGAACACCCCGTGGCCTTTCAAATAGGTGGCAGCGACCCCGAGCACATGGCACGTTGTGCCAAGTGGATTGAACAGGCGGGTTACGATGAATTGAACATGAATGTGGGTTGTCCTTCGGAGCGTGTCCAAAAGGGATCGTTTGGCGCTTGCCTGATGGCGGAACCCGACTTGGTGGCCGACTGCGTGAAAGCCATGCGGGATGCCTGCTCGATTGATGTGACCGTGAAGCACAGGATTGGGCTTGATTACGATGAAAGCGAAACCATGCTTTATGATTTTGTGGGCAAGGTCAGTGAAGCGGGTTGTAACACCTTCATTGTGCATGCGCGCAATGCGGTGCTGAAAGGCCTGTCACCAAAGGAAAACCGCGACATTCCTCCGTTGCGTTACGAGGTGGTAAAACGCCTGAAACAACATTTCCCGCACCTTCAAATCATTTTGAACGGGGGAATTACAACCCTCGAGTCGATTCAAACCCACTTGGAATGGGCCGACGGTTGCATGATTGGTCGAGAGGCCTATTCCAACCCGTGGCTATTGGCCGGATTTGACGAAGTAATTGGCCAGGCGTCCTCTGCCCCAAAAACCCGTTTGGAAGTCATTGACGAATTGCGCAGCTATGCTGAGCAGGAATTGTGCAAGGGCGAAAGCATTCGAAGCATTACGAAATCCTGGTTGGGTCTGTTTCACGGCCAAGCAGGTGGAAGGCTTTATCGACAGGTGCTGTCCGATTCAACCCGGCTGAAGGCTAACAACTGGCAGGTGGTTGAAGATGCGCTGGCGATGATGCTCAAGCACGCAGCCTGA
- a CDS encoding YihY family inner membrane protein produces MSSAAPSETTETKSFKAIGKSTEESQTRRARFMRGARRAFSVADVELSPLNLRWWIAFTRLVSQRISEQRLPQVAASLTFTTVLSLVPLATVVLAIFTAFPMFDRLQLSLQGYLIDSFFPETLSETILTYVTQFSDKAKGLTAIGIVFLVITALTTMFTVDRVFNQIWNVKRQRSTMNKVVLYWAVLSLAPVLIGLSISVSTALIGETMAGVNPVLGGMFPALNLIPLTLTVLAFAFIYRIVPNRAVHWKDALVGGVLAAVLFEISKRAFAAYITHFPSYTALYGALAAFPIFLLWIYVSWIIVLLGASTVAALPVARTGYWNPSNRPGERWLQGLSVLVELEKSRQQEKPGMTMEELRVFAKVPPDQLDEILSLLIDHGVIGLLAIVRGDDRFALICDPANISAEVVAKALWYDPSLTSEWAARLPQSTAKLTEFQEEFIRRPRLSQWLELTPC; encoded by the coding sequence ATGAGTTCAGCCGCACCTTCCGAAACAACTGAGACCAAGAGTTTCAAAGCCATCGGCAAATCGACCGAAGAGAGTCAAACACGCCGTGCACGCTTTATGCGTGGTGCCCGCCGTGCTTTCAGCGTGGCCGATGTTGAACTGTCACCGCTGAATTTGCGCTGGTGGATCGCGTTTACACGCCTGGTGAGCCAGCGCATCAGCGAACAGCGCTTGCCGCAGGTGGCTGCCAGCCTCACCTTTACCACGGTGCTGTCCTTGGTACCATTGGCCACGGTGGTGCTGGCCATATTCACGGCATTTCCGATGTTTGACCGTTTGCAGTTGTCGCTTCAGGGCTATTTGATCGACAGCTTTTTTCCCGAAACCTTGTCTGAAACCATTTTGACTTATGTCACCCAGTTTTCTGACAAAGCAAAGGGGCTGACCGCAATTGGTATTGTGTTTCTGGTGATTACTGCATTAACCACCATGTTCACGGTGGATAGGGTATTCAATCAAATCTGGAACGTGAAGCGTCAACGCTCGACCATGAACAAGGTGGTGTTGTATTGGGCGGTCTTGTCGCTGGCGCCAGTGCTGATCGGGCTGAGCATCAGCGTATCCACTGCACTGATCGGTGAAACCATGGCGGGTGTGAACCCTGTGTTGGGCGGCATGTTTCCCGCGCTTAATCTGATACCGTTGACTTTGACGGTGCTGGCTTTTGCCTTTATTTATCGCATTGTTCCGAATAGGGCTGTGCATTGGAAAGACGCCTTGGTGGGCGGGGTACTGGCTGCGGTTTTGTTTGAAATCTCCAAGCGGGCGTTTGCTGCCTACATCACGCATTTTCCAAGTTACACGGCTTTGTATGGCGCTTTGGCGGCATTTCCAATCTTTTTGCTCTGGATTTACGTGAGTTGGATTATTGTGTTGCTGGGGGCCAGCACCGTTGCGGCTTTGCCTGTGGCCCGCACTGGTTATTGGAACCCTAGTAACCGCCCCGGTGAAAGGTGGTTGCAAGGTTTGAGTGTTTTGGTTGAACTGGAAAAGTCGCGGCAGCAGGAAAAGCCGGGCATGACCATGGAAGAGTTGCGGGTGTTTGCCAAGGTGCCGCCCGACCAACTGGACGAGATCCTGAGCTTGTTGATTGACCATGGAGTGATCGGTCTTCTGGCGATTGTGCGGGGTGATGATCGCTTTGCCCTGATTTGCGACCCCGCCAATATCAGCGCCGAAGTGGTGGCAAAAGCGCTTTGGTACGATCCTTCCCTGACCTCAGAATGGGCCGCTCGCTTGCCCCAGTCCACCGCGAAGCTGACCGAGTTTCAGGAGGAGTTTATTCGGCGTCCCCGCTTGTCTCAATGGCTTGAGTTAACTCCTTGTTAA